The following coding sequences are from one Diabrotica virgifera virgifera chromosome 2, PGI_DIABVI_V3a window:
- the LOC114333341 gene encoding sestrin homolog isoform X6, protein MGYHKTYLDHFLKTQNFILRGDGPLPYDYRHYIAIMAAGRHQCGYLITLQKQEFLLQRGDPNWLKGLEHIPAKLRNLNDINKILAHRPWLLNKSHIEKLTKGKDSWSLAEVVHAIVILAHFHSLSSFVFSCGLNQELDQLASGYQYHSDTTVTTKTNSNKTKPKDIPIVEPSAEPPEWKTTSTTPPSPTEPEVGISTLMQRMKTLSEQQQECKPEELAKRFESIESQSAEIGAVGTQPESTPADISCYVDDASFMYIDFAKRLDSQDITTFRVHDYSWDDHGYSLVNRLYNDVGNLLDDKFRTAYNLTYYTMGSRTDVDTTRFRRAIWYYIQCLFGIRHDDYDYGEINALLERALKAFIKSATCYPDRVTKKEYDRVLREFHYSEKVHVNLMVLESRMQAELLYALRTVNRYMTN, encoded by the exons GCTGCTGGAAGGCACCAATGTGGCTACCTGATAACGCTACAGAAGCAGGAGTTTCTTTTACAAAGAGGCGATCCTAATTGGTTAAAGGGCCTTGAACACATACCAGCCAAACTTAGAAATCTCAACGATATCAATAAAATTCTAGCGCATAGGCCTTGGTTGTTAAATAAATCTCATATTGAG aaATTAACCAAAGGCAAAGACAGTTGGTCGTTGGCGGAAGTAGTTCATGCCATAGTGATACTAGCCCACTTCCATTCACTTTCAAGCTTCGTCTTTTCCTGCGGGCTCAACCAAGAACTAGACCAACTAGCCTCTGGTTACCAATATCACAGTGATACTACCGTTACAACCAAAACGAATAGCAATAAGACCAAACCCAAAGACATACCTATCGTAGAACCGAGCGCAGAACCACCCGAATGGAAGACAACCTCGACCACTCCACCATCTCCCACTGAACCTGAAGTAGGAATCAGCACTTTAATGCAGCGCATGAAAACCTTGTCGGAACAACAGCAGGAGTGCAAGCCTGAAGAATTAGCCAAAAGATTCGAAAGTATAGAAAGTCAGTCTGCGGAAATTGGGGCTGTGGGTACGCAACCGGAATCCACTCCGGCAGATATTAGTTGTTACGTCGATGACGCTAGCTTCATGTACATAGATTTTGCCAAGAGACTCGATTCACAAGATATAACTACCTTTAGAGTACATGACTATTCTTGGGATGACCATGGGTATTCCTTAGTAAATAG ACTTTACAACGACGTAGGAAACCTGTTGGACGACAAGTTTAGAACAGCATACAATCTAACCTACTACACTATGGGTAGTCGTACTGACGTAGACACTACAAGATTCCGTAGGGCTATCTGGTATTATATCCAATGTCTCTTTGGAATTAGACATGACGACTACGACTATGGAGAGATCAATGCTTTATTAGAAAGAGCCTTAAAAGCTTTCATCAAAAGCGCTACGTGTTATCCTGATAGAGTTACTAAGAAAGAATATGATAGGGTTTTAAGGGAATTTCACTATAGTGAAAAG gtCCACGTTAACTTAATGGTTCTTGAATCAAGAATGCAAGCTGAACTGTTATATGCTCTAAGAACTGTGAATCGATACATGACAAACTAA